In Triticum urartu cultivar G1812 chromosome 6, Tu2.1, whole genome shotgun sequence, the following proteins share a genomic window:
- the LOC125516218 gene encoding protein trichome birefringence-like 12 — protein sequence MPRLRLPLLLLLPVTFTISVLLFLSSSPPPPPPQPPIPCGAAPSDATAGHWVPTPSPPPPPLYSQSCPFHRNAWNCLRNGRRPVAALSWAPTRCGAIPRLDPAAFLAAARRRRIGFVGDSLSENLVVALLCALRSGDGGARKWKRRGAWRGGYFPRENVVVGYHRAVLLAKYTWQPVENSKPQSDGIMGTYRVDVDIPAEDWANITKFYDVLIFNTGHWWGPDKFPKETPLVFYRGGKPIEPPLGIFDGLKVVLKSMSSYIEREVPSTTMKLWRTQSPRHFDGGEWDHNGSCLSKRLLEEHELDSWFDPRFGGVNKEARLVNSVIQEALVGTDIQLLNLTYMSEFRADAHPAIWLGKKDAVAVWGQDCMHWCLPGVPDTWVDILAARILHYFKQGEG from the exons ATGCCGCGCCTCCGCCTGcccctgctcctcctcctccccgtcaccttcaccatctccgtcctcctcttcctctcTTCCTCCCCTCCCCCGCCCCCGCCACAGCCCCCCATCCCCTGCGGCGCCGCCCCCTCCGACGCCACCGCCGGCCACTGGGTCCCGACCCCGTCTCCCCCGCCGCCACCCCTCTACTCCCAGTCATGCCCCTTCCACCGCAACGCCTGGAACTGCCTCCGCAacggccgccgccccgtcgccgcgcTCTCCTGGGCCCCCACTCGCTGCGGCGCCATCCCGAGGCTCGATCCCGCCGCGTTCCTCGCGGCGGCCAGGAGGCGCCGGATCGGGTTCGTGGGGGACTCGCTGTCGGAGAACCTGGTCGTCGCGTTGCTCTGCGCGCTCcggtccggcgacggcggcgcgcgCAAGTGGAAGCGCCGCGGCGCGTGGCGGGGCGGCTACTTCCCCCGGGAGAACGTCGTCGTCGGGTACCACCGCGCCGTGCTGCTCGCCAAGTACAC GTGGCAGCCTGTAGAGAATTCCAAACCTCAGAGTGATGGAATAATGGGAACTTACAGAGTTGATGTTGACATTCCTGCTGAGGATTGGGCAAATATCACCAAGTTCTACGACGTACTCATTTTCAACACTGGACACTG GTGGGGTCCGGATAAATTCCCAAAAGAAACTCCCCTTGTTTTCTACCGAGGAGGAAAACCAATCGAGCCTCCACTCGGCATCTTTGATGGACTGAAGGTAGTCCTCAAAAGTATGAGCTCGTACATCGAAAGGGAGGTCCCAAGTACAACAATGAAGCTGTGGCGCACACAATCACCCAGGCACTTTGATGGAGGCGAATGGGATCACAACGGCAGTTGCTTGTCTAAGAGGCTCCTCGAAGAACACGAG CTGGATTCCTGGTTCGATCCCAGGTTTGGGGGAGTGAACAAGGAAGCGAGACTAGTAAACTCAGTGATCCAGGAAGCGCTAGTCGGCACGGATATCCAGCTGCTCAACCTGACGTACATGAGCGAGTTCCGTGCCGACGCCCATCCAGCTATCTGGCTCGGGAAGAAGGACGCGGTGGCCGTCTGGGGGCAGGACTGCATGCATTGGTGCCTGCCAGGCGTACCGGACACGTGGGTCGACATCTTGGCTGCGCGGATCTTGCACTACTTCAAGCAGGGTGAAGGTTGA